In the Solanum pennellii chromosome 5, SPENNV200 genome, one interval contains:
- the LOC107019706 gene encoding ethanolamine-phosphate cytidylyltransferase-like isoform X2: MDFESNSWIGERLFYYPRLFGGVMLTAALLGVSTSYLTGISAPTLPHILPNLSIFRKKKRGKKRIRVYVDGCFDLMHYGHANAIRQAKELGDELIVGVVSDEEIVANKGPPVLCMEERLALVSGLKWVDEVIANAPYAITEDFMNRLFTEHKIDYIIHGDDPCLLPDGTDAYALAKKAGRYKQIKRTEGVSSTDIEGFFHLLEVFLKIAPIHLFPAKMII; the protein is encoded by the exons ATGGATTTTGAAAGCAATAGCTGGATTGGGGAAAGGCTGTTTTACTACCCCAGGCTTTTTGGTGGAGTCATGCTAACTGCAGCCTTGCTCGGGGTGTCAACTAGCTATTTAACAGGGATCAGTGCTCCTACTCTACCCCACATTTTACCCAATCTAAGTATCTTTCGTAAAAAGAAGCGCGGGAAGAAGCGTATTCGTGTTTATGTGGATGGGTGTTTTGATCTAATGCATTATGGTCATGCAAATGCGATAAGACAAGCAAAAGAATTAGGAGATGAGTTAATAGTTGGAGTTGTTAGTGATGAAGAAATTGTAGCTAATAAGGGTCCACCGGTTTTATGCATGGAAGAAAG ACTCGCCCTTGTTAGTGGGTTGAAGTGGGTGGATGAAGTAATTGCCAATGCTCCTTATGCAATTACTGAAGATTTTATGAACCGTCTGTTTACTGAGCATAAGATTGATTACATTATTCACGGTGATGATCCCTGTCTACTGCCCGATGGAACTGATGCGTATGCACTAGCAAAGAAAGCTGGTCGTTACAAGCAGATTAAACGCACTGAAGGTGTCTCCAGCACAGATATT GAAGGATTCTTTCATCTGCTAGAAGTATTTCTCAAGATTGCTCCAATTCATCTCTTCCCAGCAAAGATGATAATATGA
- the LOC107019706 gene encoding ethanolamine-phosphate cytidylyltransferase-like isoform X1 has product MDFESNSWIGERLFYYPRLFGGVMLTAALLGVSTSYLTGISAPTLPHILPNLSIFRKKKRGKKRIRVYVDGCFDLMHYGHANAIRQAKELGDELIVGVVSDEEIVANKGPPVLCMEERLALVSGLKWVDEVIANAPYAITEDFMNRLFTEHKIDYIIHGDDPCLLPDGTDAYALAKKAGRYKQIKRTEGVSSTDIVGRILSSARSISQDCSNSSLPSKDDNMNHVHAEEKMSKIDHISSFLPTSRRIVQFSNGKVSQAIPSTYL; this is encoded by the exons ATGGATTTTGAAAGCAATAGCTGGATTGGGGAAAGGCTGTTTTACTACCCCAGGCTTTTTGGTGGAGTCATGCTAACTGCAGCCTTGCTCGGGGTGTCAACTAGCTATTTAACAGGGATCAGTGCTCCTACTCTACCCCACATTTTACCCAATCTAAGTATCTTTCGTAAAAAGAAGCGCGGGAAGAAGCGTATTCGTGTTTATGTGGATGGGTGTTTTGATCTAATGCATTATGGTCATGCAAATGCGATAAGACAAGCAAAAGAATTAGGAGATGAGTTAATAGTTGGAGTTGTTAGTGATGAAGAAATTGTAGCTAATAAGGGTCCACCGGTTTTATGCATGGAAGAAAG ACTCGCCCTTGTTAGTGGGTTGAAGTGGGTGGATGAAGTAATTGCCAATGCTCCTTATGCAATTACTGAAGATTTTATGAACCGTCTGTTTACTGAGCATAAGATTGATTACATTATTCACGGTGATGATCCCTGTCTACTGCCCGATGGAACTGATGCGTATGCACTAGCAAAGAAAGCTGGTCGTTACAAGCAGATTAAACGCACTGAAGGTGTCTCCAGCACAGATATTGTAG GAAGGATTCTTTCATCTGCTAGAAGTATTTCTCAAGATTGCTCCAATTCATCTCTTCCCAGCAAAGATGATAATATGAACCATGTACATGCTGAGGAAAAAATGTCGAAGATCGATCACATATCTAGTTTTCTGCCCACATCTAGACGGATTGTGCAATTTTCGAATGGAAAGGTATCACAAGCTATACCCTCTACTTATTTGTGA